From Alienimonas californiensis, a single genomic window includes:
- the cydB gene encoding cytochrome d ubiquinol oxidase subunit II has protein sequence MDLGTLWFWLLGVLLAGYAVLDGFDLGVGILHPLAKSDEDRNVLVKTIGPLWDGNEVWLVTFGGALFAAFPEAYATAFSGFYVPFMLLLFALIFRAVSVEFRHKFAHRRWRRVCDWGFTLSSSLAALLFGTAVGASIDGVPLNARGIFVGSLVDELSPYALLIGGLAVAAFALHGAMFLRLKTIGELRERITRWAWGCYWIYLAAFLLATGLTLAFVPHATRNFQGFPWAGLVVVLNLLALANVPRCLMRDRPREGFLSSGGTIAALVFLFGVALYPNMIVSNPNPAHSLTIENAASSDSTLALMAGIAAIGLPFIAAYTFIVYWTFRGPVTPEDAATHH, from the coding sequence ATGGACCTCGGCACCCTCTGGTTCTGGCTGCTCGGCGTGCTCCTGGCGGGGTATGCGGTGCTGGACGGGTTCGATCTGGGGGTGGGCATCCTGCACCCGCTGGCGAAGAGCGACGAAGATCGAAACGTGCTGGTCAAAACGATCGGCCCGCTGTGGGACGGCAATGAGGTCTGGCTGGTCACGTTCGGCGGGGCGCTATTCGCCGCCTTCCCGGAGGCCTACGCGACGGCGTTCAGTGGATTTTACGTCCCGTTTATGCTGTTGCTGTTCGCCCTGATCTTTCGGGCGGTGAGCGTCGAGTTCCGCCATAAGTTCGCCCACCGCCGCTGGCGGCGGGTCTGCGACTGGGGGTTCACGCTCAGCAGTTCGCTGGCGGCGCTGCTGTTCGGCACCGCGGTGGGGGCGAGCATCGATGGCGTCCCGCTGAACGCCCGCGGCATCTTCGTCGGCTCGCTGGTCGACGAATTGTCGCCGTACGCCCTGTTGATCGGCGGCCTGGCCGTCGCCGCGTTCGCCCTGCACGGGGCGATGTTCCTGCGATTGAAGACGATCGGCGAGTTGCGGGAGCGCATCACCCGCTGGGCGTGGGGCTGTTACTGGATTTATCTGGCGGCGTTCCTCCTCGCCACCGGCCTGACGCTGGCGTTCGTGCCGCACGCCACCCGCAACTTCCAGGGCTTCCCGTGGGCCGGGCTGGTGGTCGTGTTGAACCTGCTGGCGCTGGCGAACGTCCCCCGCTGCCTGATGCGGGACCGGCCGCGGGAAGGCTTTCTCAGCAGCGGCGGGACGATCGCGGCACTGGTGTTTTTGTTCGGGGTCGCCCTTTATCCCAACATGATCGTCTCGAACCCGAACCCGGCCCACAGCCTGACGATCGAGAACGCCGCCAGCAGCGATTCGACGCTGGCCCTGATGGCCGGCATCGCCGCGATCGGCCTGCCGTTCATCGCGGCGTATACGTTTATCGTCTATTGGACCTTCCGCGGCCCGGTCACCCCGGAGGACGCGGCCACCCACCACTAA